TGATGTCTGGCCTTGGCACGCAGCAAGAACGCGCCTCAGAGAGCGAACGCATCACCAACTGGGCCTTCCGTCAATTTGCAGAACAGCAACTCGCCGAAGAAGGCGTGATCATGGCTGAAGCCGAAGTCTGGATGGGCTCTGCTGCCAAGGTTGGCATGGCCGCGACCACAGACATCAAAGTGCTGGTGCCAGTGCTAAAGAAAGACGGCGTCACCGCAAAAATTACCTATCAAGGCCCGCTGGAAGCCCCGATCAACGCGGGTGACAAAGTCGCCGAACTCATCGTAAGTGTTCCCGGAATTGGCGACGCTACTCACGATCTGGTGGCCACAGAAACGATCAGCTCCGGCGGATTTATGGTGCGCATTCGAACCGCCGCTACTGTGCTGTTCCGCCAGCTCACCGGTCAGGCAGCGACCCTCTTTTGACCGGGCTGTTTCTAACATTCGAGGGCATTGACGGCTCGGGCAAATCCACCCAGTCGCGGCTCTTGGCTGGCCATTTGGAGGCCGCAGGAAACGAGGTCGTGCTCACTCGCGAGCCGGGTGGCTCCCCCGGTGCGGAAGACATTCGCCGCCTCCTCGTCGAAGGTGAGCCAGGCCGCTGGTCCGCCGAAACCGAAATCCTGTTATTCACCGCCGCCCGCCGCGATCATCTGGAACGGCTGATCAGCCCAGCCCTAGAGGCTGGTAAAATCGTTATCTGCGACCGCTTCGCCGACAGCACCCGTGTCTATCAAGGCGCAACCCGCGGCGACCTGCGCGCAACGGTTGATGCGCTGCATGCCCGAATGATCGGTCGCGAGCCGGATCTGACGCTGATCATCGACATGGATCCAGACATTGCACTGGAACGCGGGCTAGCCCGTGGCTCTGGCGAAGACAGGTTTGAAGATTTTGGCGCTGAGTTCCAACACAAGCTACGCGCTGGCTTCCTTGGGTTGGTGCAGGATTTCCCAGACCGCACCCGTGTCATTGATGGCACCAAGGGTGCGCTCGACGTCGCAAAGGAGATCGCGTCTATCGTCGATGCATATCTGGCGGCACAGTCATGACCGACGACGCCCTGCCGCAATCAGACCAGATCGACGGTGCCCCCCATCCACGGGAAACCGCGACACTGGTAGGCCAGCATTTGGCAGAGGAAAACTTTCTCGAAGCCTTCAATGGCGACCGGTTGCATCATGCTTGGATGATTACCGGCCCGCGCGGTGTGGGTAAGGCCACGCTGGCGTGGAAGCTCGCCAAATTTTTGCTGGCCAACCCGCCAGTCGATGACAACGACATGTTCGGTGCCCCGCCTGCCCCCACCACGCTGGACACGGACCCGAACCACCCCATCGCTGCCCGAATGGCCGCCGGAAGCGAGCCGGGGCTGTTCGTGCTCAAACGCCCCTATGACGAGGACAAGAAAAAGTTCAAACAGCAGATCACCGTGGATGAGGTTCGCAAGCTGAAGGGCTTCTTCTCGTTATCTGCCACTGAGGGCGGCCGACGCATCGTTATCGTCGATGCCGCTGACGACATGAACGTCTCCGCCGCAAACGCGCTGTTGAAAGTGTTGGAAGAGCCGCCGGCCGACGCGCTGTTGTTCCTGATCAGCCACCAGCCTTCGCGCTTGCTGCCCACGATCCGGTCGCGCTGCCGCGAATTGCGCTGCGTCACGTTGGATGCCGACCACATGTCAGCGGCACTGGTTGCCACCGGCGCGAATGTTGGCCCCCACAGCGCGGCGCTGGCAGAACTCTCCGGTGGATCCGTCGGAGAAGCGCTGCGGATGCTAAACCTTGGCGGGCTAGAGGTCTACGCGGACCTTGTCGCCCTCGCTGCCAGCTTCCCCAAGCTCGACCGCACCCTCATGATCATGCTTGGCGACAAAGCCGCCGCACGCGGTCAGGAAGCGCGCTACGAATTGATGCTGCGCCTTGCAGATGTATTGCTGGCCCGACTTGCGCGGGCGGGGCTGGGCCAATCCCAAAGCGAAGCCGCACCGGGCGAATTGGCGATGCTTGCCCGCCTGTCACCTGATGCGAACGCTGCGCGCGCATGGGCCTCCGTGTCGGCAAATATCTCCGCGCGGGCGCAACACGGGCGTGCGGTGAACCTTGACCCTTCCGCGCTGGTCATTGATATGGTTCTGGCAATGAACGAGGTGGCTGCGAAAACCGCGGCCTAAAGAGGCCGAGAATGAGCACGCCCCAGATTACCGACAGCCACTGCCATCTCGATTTCCCTGATTTCGACGGCGAGCTTCCAGACATCATCTCCCGCGCACATGAGGCCGGAGTGACGCGCATGGTCACCATCTGCACGCGTCTGCGGCTGGAACCCCAAGTCCGCGCCATCGCAGAAGCCCACCCGTCCATCTATTATGCCGCAGGCACCCATCCAATGAGCGCCGCGGACGAGCCTCTGGCGACGATAGAAGAGCTGATTAAGCTGGCCGAACATCCCAAGTTTGTGGGCATTGGCGAGACCGGTTTGGATTACCACTATACCGCTGAAAGCAAAGATATTCAGCAAGAAAGCCTGCTGGTGCACATCGAAGCCGCGCGGCAAACCAAGCTGCCGCTGATCATCCACGCCCGCGCTGCGGATGACGACATGGCCCGCATTCTGACCGACGAACATGCCAAGGGCGCGTATTCCTGCGTGATGCACTGCTTCTCTTCGTCGAAAGAGCTGGCATTGGCCGCGCTTGATCTGGGCTTCTACCTGTCCATGTCCGGCATTGCCGCCTTCCCAAAAAGCCAAGAGCTGCGCGACATCTTCGCCGCTGCACCGCTTGATCGCGTTCTTGTGGAAACAGACAGCCCCTACCTTGCCCCGCCGCCCTATCGCGGCAAGCGCAATGAGCCGGGTTATACGGCCCATACCGCCAAAGTCGGCGCGGAGGTCTTTGGCCTCGACTATGCCGAATTCGCCGCCCAAACGCAGGCCAATTTCGAACGCCTGTTCTGGAAAGCCGCATGAAGCGCCGGTTCACCATATTGGGCTGCGGCTCGTCCGGCGGGGTTCCGCGCCTTGGCGGACACTGGGGCGATTGTGATCCAATGAACCCGAAGAACCGCCGCCGCCGCTGCTCCCTTCTGATCGAACAGATCGGCCCTGACGGAACAACCACTGTGCTGATCGACACGTCTCCCGACCTGCGTTCACAGCTTCTGGACGCCAATGTTGGCCGCTTGGACGGGGTGGTTTACACCCATTCCCATGCCGACCATGTGCATGGCATCGATGACTTGCGAATGATCGTGTTCAACATGAAGGAACGGCTGAAGGTCTGGGCTGACGGTGACACAACCGACAATCTGATCTCGCGCTTTGGCTATGCTTTCGTGCAGCCTGAAGGCTCCCCCTACCCGCCGATCCTGACCCTGAAGTCGATTAAGGGGCTCATCGAAGTGAAAGGCCCCGGTGGAACCATCCCGCTGGCACCGTTCAAGGCCAATCACGGCACCATTGATTCTCTCGGCTTTCGCATTGGCGGGTTGGCTTACTTGCCCGACGTCGCAGATTTCTATGACGAGACATGGGCCGCATTACAGGGCCTGGACTGCTTTATCATCGACGCGCTGCGCCGCACGCCTCATCCAAGCCATTCGCATCTGGCCAACACGCTTGCTTGGATCGAAAAGCTTTCGCCGAAGAAGGCCGTGATCACCAACATGCATATCGACCTCGACTACGCGACACTGGAGGCCGAGACGCCGGAACACATCACACCTGCCTATGACGGAATGACGATCGAGTTCGACGTCTAGATGGGCGCGTTGCTCGACGTCATTCTTCCGGTTTTTCTGGTTATCGGTGCGGGGTACGTCGCCGTCAAACGTGATCTGTTTTCCAACGAGGGCGCGGATGCACTTATGAAGTTCACCCAGAGCTTTGCAATTCCCTGCCTTCTGTTTCGCGGCATCTCGGAACTGGAGCTAGGTGCCTATTTCGAGCCACGCCTGCTGACCTCATACTATGTTCCTGCAATTGCTGGCTTCAGCCTTGGCACCTTGGGCGCACGGCTGATCTTCGAGCGGCCTTGGGAGGACAGCATCGCAATCGGTTTTTGCTGCCTGTTCTCCAACGCGGTGCTGCTTGGTTTGCCGATCACAGAGCGCGCCTACGGCCCCGACTCTTTGTCACCCAACTACGCGATCATCGCAGTCAATGCGCCGATTTGCTACGGCATCGGCATCACCGCGATGGAAGTTGTGCGCAACAAGGGTGGCGGGTTGTGGCACACCGCAAAGGCGGTTTGGCGGGCGATCACCCATAACGCGCTCATCATCGGCATTGCGTTGGGCTTTGTGGTCAACATCACCTCCCTGCCCTTGCCCGGCGTGCTGACGGATGCGATTGATCTGATGATCCGCGCGGCGTTGCCTGCGGCGATCTTCGGACTGGGCGGCGTTCTCGCCCGTTACAAATTGGAGGGCGACACAGGCCCCGTTATCATGATCTGCGCACTGATGCTTGTGGTTCAACCCGGCCTGACATGGCTAATCGCGGGCGCGGTAGGCCTAACGACAGGTGCGTCGCGTTCGGTAATTCTGACAGCGGCGATGGCACCCGGCGTGAACGCATATGTCTTCGCCAACATGTATGGCGTCGCAAAACGGGTCGCGGCCTCGGCGGTGCTAATCTCGACCGCGCTGTCGGTTCTTACGCTATGGGTTTGGCTGGCTCTTTTGCCTTAGCATAAGACCGCAGCAACACTTGCGCTTCGTGATCTTGAAGCGGCGGGAAAGCGAGCTTGTCCTTGCTCGGTCCCGAGACCGCCGCCTTCGGATCGGTTTGCGCACTTTCTACCGGAACGCGTTCGGCAAAGATGATGTGATGGGCGTCAAAGCCCAGATAGGCATAGCCTACCATACCGCCAATATCGCGGGTCACGTCGACACCGTTGACGAAATCGCGGGCCGCTACCAGCACCTCCCATTCACCAAACAGCAAATCGGCCTGCCATCCGGCAAAGCGGATACGGTGGCCTGCGGTGACACAAAGATCGTGTTCATTGTTCAGTGTGCCCGCTTTGAACCGGATCGGGGCGTCGTCGTCCAACGCCTCGAACCGGCGGACACCTGTAGCGCGGATGGGTTGTGCGCCGTGATCAAGCGTCTCGACCAGATCGCCGACCTTGAGGTCCTGCACCAAACGGTCCCCCAGCGGCGTCAGAATATGCGTGCCAAGTGCGAAACACGGCTTCAACGCACGTCTGCGCGAAACAGAAAGTTCAGACTGCGGCGAAATATAAACCTGATGGCGAGACATAAAATTAATCCGAAAAATACTGTCAGCCCGAAGCGTAAGATCAAACTTTGTCTCAAACCTGACAGAACAGCCGTCAAGCATGTCAAATCAGGGGCAAATCCCGCCATCACAGAAACGATGTGTTTCCATAGTTGGGTATCTCAAAAGTGGCGGCGCGCAATGCAGCGGGTGAGCGGTCTGTTGCCGATGAACAGATCATCTGAGCATTCCCATGCGGAGGCTATAGGTGAAACCACTGCATTGAGGTATGATGAACCGCTCTTAACGCTAAGGTAATTTCATGACCAATTCCCCCATTTCCCGCCAAGTTTACTTGGCTCTGCCAATCTTATTTTCGTCTTTGATCGCGCCGATCGCGGCAAGCGCCCAAGGCTATCCGACATATGGTCGTGATCCGCGCGCCGAAGCGCTCGGTGCCATCGTCGGCTCCGATCTCAAGACTTTCCGTGACGCGATTGCTCAGCGGCGCGGCCAGACGGGCCAGCCTTCAGTGCGTCAGGACGACACCAGCCTAACAGGCTCAAGCAGCCCATCTTGGGGTGGCATCTCTTCTGCTTGGGCGTCGGTCGATACAAAACGTCTGAGCGGCACCTACTCGGGCAACTCGTCTAACCTTGTGTTCGGGGCGGACGCCATCGTGGGCAATTCCCTGATTGTGGGGCTGATCGGCGGCTATAACCGCTCTTCCGTGGACCTCCCGAGCGGGCAGCGGGTAAAGGCTGACGGGTTTTCCGTGGGACCCTATTTTTCCGCCAGACTGTCAGACTCGCTCAGCCTCGATGGCTTCATCGGCTTCGGCAAGCCCGACTACAACATTGATGGCGGGCAATTCTCCGGCGAGAAGACCTTTGGCAATCTGACTCTGACCGGCAGCATTCCATTACAACGCGCACAGCTATCCCCCTTCATCAGCGTCGCCTCAGTGCGTGAAAAGCTGCCCGCTTTTACCAGCGTGCTGCCAATCGTCCCCTATGGCGCAACCGAGATCAAAAGCTTCGTGGCCACGATCGGCACAAACGTGAACTACAACCCGATCGACAAAGGCAATCTGACCTATCTGCCAACCGCAGGGTTCGAGATTGATTACGTCCGCAATGATGACGGATTTGGCAATGTCGACAGCTTCACCACCCCGCGCCTGAGCGGCGGTGTGACGATCATCAGCGACACAGGCGCTTTGAACCTTGGCGCAAACATCGCGCGCACGTCCGAGGGGACAACCACCGTCGGCGCGAGTGCCGGCTACTATTTCCAGTTCTAAGGTCTGACACGGTTAAAGGCGAAGCCTGCGGGCTTCGTCTCCATCAGTTTGAAATGTCAGAGAATGGTGCGGTCGGAGGCATTGTAGTCCTATACCTTAGTGTTTCACGGTGCATCACCCAGCGCTATAACTTCATATTTTAAAGGAGTTTGTTGTATTAGGGTGCTCCACGGGGCACCACCCTATACTATATGTAGAGGGTGGACCAGAAGGTGGGCTTTATGACGAGAGCATTGAACAAGCTATCAGCGCAGACAGCCAAGACAGCTAAGGCGGGCAAATATTCCGATGGCGGCGGGCTATGGCTTGCGAAGAATGACGAGGGCGGCGTCGCGAAATGGGCTTGGGTGCCTATCCCAGTGTATCGTTGAAAGAAGCTCGGCTTAATGCTGAAAAATGGCGTGGAGTTGTCAGGCAGGGCCAAGACCCGATCAAGCTACGAGACAAGCAGAACCGAGACGCGGCCCGCGACATGCACCTGTTGCAAGACGTGGCGCTTGATGCCTTTGAAAGCCGCAAGGCAGAACTGAAAGGTGATGGCAAAGCGGGTCGTTGGTTCTCCCCCTTGCAACTTCACGTCCTCCCAAAGCTGGGAAAGGTACCCGTTTCAGACATAGACCAACGCGACATCCGGGATACCCTCGCGCCGATCTGGCACACGAAAGCGGATACCGCCAAAAAGGCGATGGACCGTTTGGGCATATGCCTACGTCACGCGGCGGCGCTGGGCTTGGACGTTGATATGCAAGCCACTGACAAGGCCAAGGCCTTGCTGGGTAAACAGCGCCACACCGTTAAGCACATTCCCTCTTTGCATTGGCGCGACGTACCGACGTTTTATCAATCGCTCTCGGAGGGAACGGTGACAGAGCTGGCCTTGCGCTTGCTTACGGCAAAGAGCACACGGCAACGATGCAAGTGCCCCTCTAAGCGAGGATGGAACGTTTGCCGCCTGCATGGCGCTGAAGGTGGCGCGCCGTTTGGTACTGCGCATCCCAACTACCGGCACGGGATGCGTACAAAAGAGATGGAAAACGTTCGTCGTTTGACGTCGCTTCTTGGCAGGAAAGTGCGAGACACTATTGAAGTTGTAACGTGAAACTCTGGACGTGCAACGAAAGCCCGCTTCGAACCCACTTTACGGAATTTTCGCCTCCCAGTGAATTTCGGGCATCGGAAAGTCTAGGAAGCAACCCATAAAAATCGGCCTGAACCGGACCTATAATCAAGCTCAAGCCGGTCGTGGTGCGACAACGATCTAAGCCTCGACACTCGCAAGTTGAGGTAGCAGTTAGCAAACCTCAACCCCACTTCATGGAGCTCCCTTGACACTTCCAGCCAGTGGAAGCGCGTCACGGGTTTATAATTCTGATTTACTGTCTTTCGGTTCGCCATGCGAAATGTAGACTTCATCGGCGACAAAAGTAATGAGTTGATAGCGTGAACCGAGGCCCGATTTCTGGTAGATTTTACCAAGCTGAGATTTCACTGTCGCAACCGCGCAGCCCCGCATGTCAGCGATCTCGCTATTGGAAAACCCCTTGGCCACAAAAATAGCGACGTCAGCTTCTGCCCGTGACAGACCCCACTTGAGTGCGTTGCGTAAAATGACTGCCGTT
Above is a window of Litoreibacter janthinus DNA encoding:
- the tmk gene encoding dTMP kinase; this encodes MTGLFLTFEGIDGSGKSTQSRLLAGHLEAAGNEVVLTREPGGSPGAEDIRRLLVEGEPGRWSAETEILLFTAARRDHLERLISPALEAGKIVICDRFADSTRVYQGATRGDLRATVDALHARMIGREPDLTLIIDMDPDIALERGLARGSGEDRFEDFGAEFQHKLRAGFLGLVQDFPDRTRVIDGTKGALDVAKEIASIVDAYLAAQS
- a CDS encoding DNA polymerase III subunit delta' — encoded protein: MTDDALPQSDQIDGAPHPRETATLVGQHLAEENFLEAFNGDRLHHAWMITGPRGVGKATLAWKLAKFLLANPPVDDNDMFGAPPAPTTLDTDPNHPIAARMAAGSEPGLFVLKRPYDEDKKKFKQQITVDEVRKLKGFFSLSATEGGRRIVIVDAADDMNVSAANALLKVLEEPPADALLFLISHQPSRLLPTIRSRCRELRCVTLDADHMSAALVATGANVGPHSAALAELSGGSVGEALRMLNLGGLEVYADLVALAASFPKLDRTLMIMLGDKAAARGQEARYELMLRLADVLLARLARAGLGQSQSEAAPGELAMLARLSPDANAARAWASVSANISARAQHGRAVNLDPSALVIDMVLAMNEVAAKTAA
- a CDS encoding TatD family hydrolase, with amino-acid sequence MSTPQITDSHCHLDFPDFDGELPDIISRAHEAGVTRMVTICTRLRLEPQVRAIAEAHPSIYYAAGTHPMSAADEPLATIEELIKLAEHPKFVGIGETGLDYHYTAESKDIQQESLLVHIEAARQTKLPLIIHARAADDDMARILTDEHAKGAYSCVMHCFSSSKELALAALDLGFYLSMSGIAAFPKSQELRDIFAAAPLDRVLVETDSPYLAPPPYRGKRNEPGYTAHTAKVGAEVFGLDYAEFAAQTQANFERLFWKAA
- a CDS encoding MBL fold metallo-hydrolase — protein: MKRRFTILGCGSSGGVPRLGGHWGDCDPMNPKNRRRRCSLLIEQIGPDGTTTVLIDTSPDLRSQLLDANVGRLDGVVYTHSHADHVHGIDDLRMIVFNMKERLKVWADGDTTDNLISRFGYAFVQPEGSPYPPILTLKSIKGLIEVKGPGGTIPLAPFKANHGTIDSLGFRIGGLAYLPDVADFYDETWAALQGLDCFIIDALRRTPHPSHSHLANTLAWIEKLSPKKAVITNMHIDLDYATLEAETPEHITPAYDGMTIEFDV
- a CDS encoding AEC family transporter — its product is MGALLDVILPVFLVIGAGYVAVKRDLFSNEGADALMKFTQSFAIPCLLFRGISELELGAYFEPRLLTSYYVPAIAGFSLGTLGARLIFERPWEDSIAIGFCCLFSNAVLLGLPITERAYGPDSLSPNYAIIAVNAPICYGIGITAMEVVRNKGGGLWHTAKAVWRAITHNALIIGIALGFVVNITSLPLPGVLTDAIDLMIRAALPAAIFGLGGVLARYKLEGDTGPVIMICALMLVVQPGLTWLIAGAVGLTTGASRSVILTAAMAPGVNAYVFANMYGVAKRVAASAVLISTALSVLTLWVWLALLP
- a CDS encoding Hint domain-containing protein, coding for MSRHQVYISPQSELSVSRRRALKPCFALGTHILTPLGDRLVQDLKVGDLVETLDHGAQPIRATGVRRFEALDDDAPIRFKAGTLNNEHDLCVTAGHRIRFAGWQADLLFGEWEVLVAARDFVNGVDVTRDIGGMVGYAYLGFDAHHIIFAERVPVESAQTDPKAAVSGPSKDKLAFPPLQDHEAQVLLRSYAKAKEPAKPIA
- a CDS encoding autotransporter outer membrane beta-barrel domain-containing protein, which codes for MTNSPISRQVYLALPILFSSLIAPIAASAQGYPTYGRDPRAEALGAIVGSDLKTFRDAIAQRRGQTGQPSVRQDDTSLTGSSSPSWGGISSAWASVDTKRLSGTYSGNSSNLVFGADAIVGNSLIVGLIGGYNRSSVDLPSGQRVKADGFSVGPYFSARLSDSLSLDGFIGFGKPDYNIDGGQFSGEKTFGNLTLTGSIPLQRAQLSPFISVASVREKLPAFTSVLPIVPYGATEIKSFVATIGTNVNYNPIDKGNLTYLPTAGFEIDYVRNDDGFGNVDSFTTPRLSGGVTIISDTGALNLGANIARTSEGTTTVGASAGYYFQF
- a CDS encoding phage integrase central domain-containing protein, with the protein product MALDAFESRKAELKGDGKAGRWFSPLQLHVLPKLGKVPVSDIDQRDIRDTLAPIWHTKADTAKKAMDRLGICLRHAAALGLDVDMQATDKAKALLGKQRHTVKHIPSLHWRDVPTFYQSLSEGTVTELALRLLTAKSTRQRCKCPSKRGWNVCRLHGAEGGAPFGTAHPNYRHGMRTKEMENVRRLTSLLGRKVRDTIEVVT
- a CDS encoding helix-turn-helix transcriptional regulator, whose product is MLRIWFSGIVLVTVVGIVGTFSVLYFVFPLAAIGLTRVFGLFALFFGLSGVVACVSFALSKAYSDNHFKQRLAPRVEEPEEKTAVILRNALKWGLSRAEADVAIFVAKGFSNSEIADMRGCAVATVKSQLGKIYQKSGLGSRYQLITFVADEVYISHGEPKDSKSEL